A single genomic interval of Rhodopseudomonas palustris harbors:
- a CDS encoding ABC transporter permease: MRWVNIRPGRQLAIYMAALPFVLVIIAYLLGSGARLAENPNDKLLPALSSMGQAVKQMAFQVDARTGSYLLWSDTLASLERLGAALAISTSLALVFGIVIGLLPAANALLGSFVSVTSMVPPLALLPILFIVMGLGENSKIALIVIGTLPCIIRDLSMKVLELPREQLIKAQTLGASTWQIALRVVLPQILPRLIDSLRLQLGPAWLFLIAAEAIASDSGLGYRIFLVRRYLAMDVIIPYVVWITLLAFLMDLALRLIQRKAFPWFAAVRAE; encoded by the coding sequence ATGCGATGGGTGAACATCAGGCCTGGACGGCAACTCGCCATCTACATGGCGGCGCTGCCGTTCGTGCTGGTGATCATTGCGTATCTGCTGGGCTCCGGCGCACGGCTGGCGGAGAATCCCAACGACAAGCTGCTGCCGGCGCTGTCCAGCATGGGCCAGGCGGTCAAGCAGATGGCCTTCCAGGTCGATGCCCGCACCGGCAGCTATCTGCTGTGGTCGGATACCCTGGCGAGCCTCGAACGGCTGGGCGCGGCGCTGGCGATTTCCACATCGCTGGCGCTCGTCTTCGGCATCGTGATCGGCCTGCTGCCGGCCGCGAATGCCCTGCTCGGTTCGTTCGTGTCGGTCACCTCGATGGTGCCGCCGCTGGCGCTGCTGCCGATCCTGTTCATCGTGATGGGGCTCGGCGAGAACTCCAAGATCGCGCTGATCGTGATCGGCACACTGCCCTGCATCATCCGCGACCTGTCGATGAAGGTGCTCGAACTGCCGCGCGAACAACTGATCAAGGCGCAGACGCTCGGTGCCTCGACCTGGCAGATCGCGCTCCGCGTGGTGCTGCCGCAGATCCTGCCGCGGCTGATCGACTCGCTGCGCCTGCAACTCGGACCGGCCTGGCTGTTCCTGATCGCCGCCGAAGCGATCGCCTCAGACTCCGGGCTCGGCTATCGCATCTTCCTGGTGCGGCGCTATTTGGCGATGGACGTGATTATCCCCTACGTGGTGTGGATCACGCTGCTCGCCTTCTTGATGGACCTGGCGTTGCGACTGATCCAGCGCAAAGCCTTCCCCTGGTTCGCCGCGGTGAGGGCGGAATGA
- a CDS encoding putative urea ABC transporter substrate-binding protein, with protein sequence MRKTRFLSSLILAGSIVALSVAGASAAPKKDFKVAWSIYVGWMPWGYAADTGIVKKWADKYGITIEVKQFNDYVESINQYTAGSYDAVTITNMDALSIPAAGGVDTTAVIVGDFSNGNDAVILKDKKDFSAIKGQKVNLVEFSVSHYLLARALESNKLSEKDVKVVNTSDADLAAAYKTADVTAVVTWNPIVSEILASPDAHKVFDSSQIPGEIMDLMVANTAVVKDNPNFAKALVGIWYETMAKMTAEGAEAKAAKEAMAKASGTDLAGFESQLASTKLFSKAADAEAFTKSAAIGSTMDRVRKFLFDKDLLGKGAKSADAVGIELADKSVLGDKANVKLRFDPSFMNAAAAGKL encoded by the coding sequence ATGCGGAAGACTCGTTTCCTATCTTCTCTGATCCTTGCTGGCTCGATCGTCGCGCTGAGCGTCGCCGGAGCCTCCGCCGCCCCCAAGAAGGACTTCAAGGTCGCCTGGTCGATCTATGTCGGCTGGATGCCCTGGGGCTATGCCGCCGACACCGGCATCGTGAAGAAGTGGGCGGACAAATACGGCATCACCATCGAGGTGAAGCAGTTCAACGACTACGTCGAGTCGATCAATCAATACACCGCGGGCTCGTATGACGCGGTGACCATCACCAACATGGACGCGCTGTCGATTCCCGCCGCCGGCGGCGTCGACACCACCGCTGTGATCGTCGGCGACTTCTCCAACGGCAACGACGCGGTGATCCTCAAGGACAAGAAGGATTTCTCCGCGATCAAGGGCCAGAAGGTCAATCTGGTCGAGTTCTCGGTGTCGCACTATCTGCTGGCGCGCGCGCTCGAATCCAACAAGCTGAGCGAGAAGGACGTCAAGGTGGTCAACACCTCCGACGCCGACCTCGCCGCCGCCTACAAGACGGCCGACGTCACCGCGGTGGTGACCTGGAATCCGATCGTCTCCGAAATCCTCGCCTCGCCCGACGCCCACAAGGTGTTCGACTCCTCCCAGATCCCCGGCGAAATCATGGACCTGATGGTCGCCAACACCGCGGTGGTGAAGGACAATCCGAACTTCGCCAAGGCGCTGGTCGGGATCTGGTACGAGACCATGGCGAAGATGACGGCGGAAGGCGCCGAGGCCAAGGCCGCCAAGGAAGCGATGGCGAAGGCATCCGGCACTGATCTGGCCGGCTTCGAAAGCCAGCTCGCCTCGACCAAGCTGTTCAGCAAGGCCGCCGACGCCGAAGCCTTCACCAAGAGCGCTGCGATCGGCAGCACCATGGACCGCGTCCGCAAGTTCCTGTTCGACAAGGATCTGCTCGGCAAGGGGGCGAAGTCGGCCGACGCCGTCGGCATCGAGCTCGCGGACAAGAGCGTGCTGGGCGACAAGGCCAACGTGAAGCTGCGTTTCGACCCCAGCTTCATGAACGCCGCCGCGGCCGGCAAGCTGTAA
- a CDS encoding enoyl-CoA hydratase/isomerase family protein, giving the protein MPARSAADGDAVVFERHTNVMVVRLNSPSMRNALQPAVKQHFELRIPELLTDPAVRCLVITGSEDSFCAGGDINNMGDRAAPQVRRRMQVTHGWAKMLLTAEKPVIAAVNGSAAGAGFSLALLCDIVLMSDQAYFRAAFPGLGAAPDLGLALTLPRAVGAMRAKDILLTNRRVEAEEALALGIAKRVVPADTLMDEALKLAADLAAGPATSLGLTKMLVNGAFEPIEQFFALEAFAQGVAFGSTEFAEGVAAFQEKRKADFRR; this is encoded by the coding sequence ATGCCTGCACGCAGCGCAGCCGACGGCGATGCCGTCGTGTTCGAACGCCACACCAACGTCATGGTGGTTCGCCTCAACAGCCCGTCGATGCGCAATGCGCTGCAACCAGCGGTCAAGCAGCATTTCGAACTCCGCATCCCGGAATTACTCACCGATCCAGCCGTGCGCTGCCTGGTGATCACCGGTAGCGAGGACTCGTTCTGTGCCGGCGGTGATATCAACAACATGGGCGATCGCGCCGCGCCGCAGGTGCGGCGGCGGATGCAGGTGACGCACGGCTGGGCCAAGATGTTGCTCACAGCCGAGAAGCCGGTGATCGCCGCAGTCAACGGATCGGCCGCCGGCGCCGGCTTCTCGCTGGCGCTACTCTGCGACATCGTGCTGATGTCGGATCAAGCTTACTTCCGCGCAGCATTTCCCGGGCTCGGTGCAGCACCGGATCTCGGCTTGGCGCTGACGCTGCCACGGGCGGTCGGCGCGATGCGCGCCAAAGACATCCTGCTCACCAACCGCCGCGTCGAAGCGGAGGAGGCGCTCGCACTCGGCATCGCCAAGCGCGTCGTCCCTGCTGACACGCTGATGGACGAGGCACTGAAGCTCGCCGCTGATCTTGCCGCCGGTCCCGCCACCTCGCTCGGCCTCACCAAGATGCTGGTCAACGGCGCGTTCGAGCCGATCGAACAGTTCTTCGCCCTCGAGGCATTCGCCCAGGGCGTCGCTTTCGGCAGCACCGAATTCGCCGAAGGCGTCGCGGCGTTTCAAGAGAAGCGCAAGGCCGACTTCAGGCGCTGA
- a CDS encoding class I adenylate-forming enzyme family protein — MQLTAGLRKAAAFRADDIALVTPERSFSHGEVLDRVARLASVFRRFGIEAGERVAILAANGNAYIECYFAVLWAGGVVVPINSRFSLAEMIEQVTDAEPTVLVSDRSFLDSALQLADACRCITAVVAASPGAAGLPKLYDYEAALADEKACADAGRGNDDLACLFYTGGTTGRAKGVMLSHRSLWVNAVATSLSFGFDETTVALHAGPLFHLGAGARVYTTSIMGGRHVVIPRFSPNDVLAAISQHKVTVATFVPTMLGMILQLPDLDSYDLSSLKLITYGASPMPEAVLQECLRRFPSIRFGQSYGMTELSPVATILSPADHLPSAPRHRLRSAGRPIVSAEVRIVDAEDRELKPGEVGEVVVRGPMVMMGYWRQPELTAQALRGGWMHTGDSGRFDADGYLYISDRIKDMIITGGENVYSIEVEHAIAAHPDVLQCAVIGIPHAKWGEAVHAVVVRRAGSSLTAEDLITFCRSVIADYKSPRSIEFRDDPLPLSSVNKINKAALRAPYWSDKDRRVN; from the coding sequence ATGCAGTTGACGGCGGGCTTGCGCAAGGCGGCCGCGTTCCGCGCCGACGACATCGCGCTCGTGACCCCCGAGCGCAGCTTCAGCCATGGCGAGGTGCTGGACCGGGTGGCGCGGCTCGCAAGCGTGTTCCGACGCTTCGGCATTGAAGCCGGCGAGCGGGTTGCGATCCTGGCGGCCAACGGCAATGCGTACATCGAGTGCTATTTCGCCGTGCTGTGGGCTGGTGGCGTCGTGGTGCCGATCAATTCCCGGTTCTCGCTCGCCGAGATGATCGAGCAGGTGACTGATGCCGAGCCGACGGTGCTGGTGAGCGATCGCAGCTTTCTCGACAGTGCGCTGCAACTCGCCGATGCCTGCCGCTGCATCACCGCCGTGGTCGCTGCCTCGCCGGGCGCTGCTGGGTTGCCTAAGCTCTACGATTACGAGGCTGCGCTCGCGGACGAGAAGGCTTGCGCCGACGCCGGCCGTGGCAACGACGATCTCGCTTGCCTGTTCTACACCGGTGGCACCACTGGGCGCGCCAAGGGCGTGATGCTCAGCCACCGCAGTCTGTGGGTCAACGCGGTAGCGACGTCGCTGTCTTTCGGCTTCGATGAGACCACAGTGGCGCTGCACGCTGGCCCGCTGTTCCATCTCGGCGCCGGTGCACGGGTCTACACCACCTCGATCATGGGCGGGCGACACGTGGTGATCCCGCGGTTCTCGCCGAACGACGTGCTGGCTGCGATCAGCCAGCACAAGGTGACGGTGGCGACCTTCGTGCCGACGATGCTCGGCATGATCCTGCAACTGCCGGATCTCGACAGCTACGATCTGTCGAGCCTGAAGCTGATCACCTATGGTGCTTCGCCGATGCCCGAAGCGGTGTTGCAGGAGTGCCTGCGGCGATTCCCGTCGATCAGGTTCGGCCAATCCTACGGCATGACCGAGCTATCGCCGGTCGCGACCATTCTGTCGCCGGCCGATCATCTGCCGTCCGCCCCACGGCATCGGCTGCGCTCGGCCGGCCGGCCCATCGTGTCGGCAGAAGTCAGGATCGTCGATGCCGAGGACCGCGAGCTGAAACCCGGCGAGGTCGGCGAGGTGGTGGTCCGTGGCCCCATGGTGATGATGGGCTATTGGAGACAGCCGGAGCTGACCGCGCAGGCGCTGCGCGGCGGCTGGATGCACACCGGCGATTCAGGCCGGTTCGACGCCGATGGCTATCTCTACATCTCCGACCGCATCAAGGACATGATCATCACCGGCGGCGAGAACGTGTATTCGATCGAGGTCGAGCACGCGATCGCGGCGCATCCCGACGTGCTGCAATGCGCTGTGATCGGTATCCCTCATGCCAAATGGGGCGAGGCGGTGCATGCGGTAGTGGTGCGCCGCGCGGGCTCTTCACTGACGGCGGAGGATCTGATCACGTTCTGCCGTTCGGTGATCGCCGACTACAAATCGCCGCGCAGCATCGAATTCCGCGACGACCCGCTGCCGCTGTCGAGCGTCAACAAGATCAACAAGGCGGCGCTCCGCGCCCCGTATTGGAGCGACAAGGATCGGCGAGTGAATTGA
- a CDS encoding IclR family transcriptional regulator has protein sequence MAAKTTTRGPAAAKRRGGAKVEKRPPAASSEDRAQRRAERQSLQRASRRPRADAAERDDAGGRLFVSALARGLDVLGAFRAGDRALGNQELAERTGLPKPTISRMTHTLIQLGYLTYEPRSATYQLGARALALSYAALANLDVRKAALPIMTKLAEDSQLHVGLGTRERLMMLNIESCESDALIGLRLPPGSRVPLATTSLGKAYLATIGEDERRALLAELRDHHGADWPKIEKSITKSMREMARQGFCISTGEWRKDINAVGAAIVPPNGGPVYALSFGGPAYLVSQQQLIEHHGPALAHAARAISAALGG, from the coding sequence ATGGCGGCGAAGACAACCACGCGCGGGCCCGCAGCCGCCAAGCGACGCGGTGGCGCGAAAGTCGAGAAGCGACCTCCTGCTGCGAGTTCGGAAGATCGCGCGCAACGCCGCGCCGAGCGGCAATCGTTGCAGCGCGCATCGCGTCGCCCCCGCGCCGACGCCGCCGAACGCGATGATGCCGGCGGCCGGTTGTTCGTCTCGGCGCTGGCGCGCGGCCTCGACGTGCTCGGCGCGTTTCGCGCCGGCGACCGCGCGCTCGGCAATCAGGAACTCGCCGAGCGCACCGGCCTGCCGAAGCCGACGATCTCGCGGATGACTCACACGCTGATCCAGCTCGGCTACCTTACCTACGAGCCGCGCTCGGCGACCTATCAGCTCGGCGCCCGCGCGCTGGCGCTGAGCTACGCAGCGCTCGCCAATCTCGACGTCCGCAAAGCCGCGCTGCCGATCATGACCAAGCTGGCCGAAGACAGCCAGCTGCATGTCGGGCTCGGCACCCGCGAACGGCTGATGATGCTAAACATCGAAAGCTGCGAGAGCGACGCGCTGATCGGCCTGCGGCTGCCACCGGGCTCCCGCGTGCCGCTCGCCACAACGTCGCTCGGCAAAGCCTATCTGGCGACGATCGGCGAGGATGAGCGCCGGGCGCTGCTGGCGGAATTGCGCGACCACCACGGCGCCGACTGGCCGAAGATCGAGAAATCGATCACCAAGTCGATGCGTGAGATGGCCCGGCAGGGCTTCTGCATCTCGACCGGCGAGTGGCGCAAGGACATCAACGCAGTCGGCGCCGCAATCGTGCCGCCGAATGGCGGCCCGGTATATGCCTTGAGCTTCGGCGGCCCGGCCTATCTGGTGTCGCAGCAGCAACTGATCGAACACCACGGCCCGGCGCTGGCACATGCAGCAAGAGCAATCAGCGCCGCGCTGGGCGGGTAA
- a CDS encoding MaoC/PaaZ C-terminal domain-containing protein, which produces MPIDPARLRNWPIPDIEQSYTERDTMLYALGVGYGDAPLDSKQLRYVYEQDLQVLPSMSVVLGYPGFWLGNEDTGVDWRKVLHGEQGFEIFKPLPPKATVVGRSRVTGLFDKGAGKGAVLLSERDVVDMATGELLCRLTSTTMLRGDGGFGGPSGPLPVPHALPERAPDLSLRIATSPRAALLYRLSGDYNPLHADPEVARKAGFDKPILHGLCSFGVVCRALVELCCDGDPTRLTKMQVRFSSPVYPGETIVTEVWNDAEGRVSFRAKVAERDVVVINNGLAAVS; this is translated from the coding sequence ATGCCGATCGACCCCGCGCGCTTGCGCAACTGGCCCATTCCCGACATCGAACAGAGCTATACGGAACGCGACACCATGTTGTACGCGCTCGGCGTCGGTTATGGCGATGCCCCGCTTGACTCGAAGCAGCTGCGTTACGTCTACGAGCAGGATTTGCAAGTGCTGCCGTCGATGTCAGTGGTGCTCGGCTATCCGGGATTCTGGCTCGGCAATGAAGACACCGGCGTCGACTGGCGCAAGGTTTTGCACGGCGAGCAGGGCTTCGAGATATTCAAGCCGCTGCCGCCGAAGGCAACGGTGGTCGGGCGTTCGCGCGTCACCGGTCTGTTCGACAAGGGCGCTGGCAAGGGCGCCGTGTTGTTGTCAGAGCGCGATGTCGTCGATATGGCGACCGGCGAGCTGCTGTGCCGCCTGACTTCGACCACGATGCTGCGCGGCGACGGCGGGTTCGGAGGACCTTCGGGGCCGTTGCCTGTGCCGCACGCGCTGCCCGAGCGTGCGCCTGATCTGTCGCTGCGGATCGCAACCTCGCCGCGCGCCGCGCTGCTGTATCGGCTGTCCGGCGACTACAATCCGTTGCACGCCGATCCCGAAGTCGCGCGCAAGGCCGGATTCGACAAGCCGATTCTACACGGGCTGTGCAGCTTCGGTGTGGTGTGTCGCGCCTTGGTCGAGCTGTGCTGCGATGGCGATCCGACACGGCTGACCAAGATGCAGGTGCGGTTCTCATCGCCGGTGTATCCCGGCGAAACCATCGTCACCGAAGTGTGGAACGATGCAGAAGGGCGAGTTTCGTTCCGCGCCAAAGTGGCCGAACGGGATGTCGTTGTGATCAACAACGGTCTCGCCGCGGTCTCGTGA
- a CDS encoding ABC transporter substrate-binding protein gives MSISRRSFGIGATGLVLGTVAAPWVRNANAEPAPIKIGVINSMSGGLSAYAQEGKPAFDYIIDQINKSGGIKSKDGAKIQLLQADDASQPARTATEARRLITEEKVPLLTGTILSAQMLALTPVLDELKVPTLSIWAGGAKSNYMFSLGYPYDRGYAQSMHDFIVSLRDNDKFPIKTAVMCYSNYEAGQQVNKFLVEKLKASGIEVIGEAPLDTKAQDQTSAMIRIRSLKPDVVTGLVTPRDGILMHQARYNLNYQGSLFVGGTGGYSDLSLWKDLGPEIGKAVLTRNLFGMTGFSAGAKMDSMQKIITELHDVAKLERIGQGAVQYAQGARVLQQALENAKSLEPDALLEAFKSFKIPFGDPHLYIAKPKGLQFAEDRLLTDGSAMMIQWMPDQSQEVVFPKEFAQAAPRPKS, from the coding sequence GTGTCCATTTCCCGACGTTCATTCGGAATCGGTGCGACTGGTCTGGTGCTCGGAACGGTCGCAGCGCCTTGGGTTCGCAACGCCAACGCCGAGCCGGCCCCGATCAAGATCGGCGTGATCAATTCGATGAGCGGCGGTCTGTCGGCCTACGCGCAGGAAGGCAAGCCGGCGTTCGACTACATCATCGATCAGATCAACAAGAGCGGCGGCATCAAGAGCAAGGATGGCGCTAAGATTCAGTTGCTGCAGGCCGACGACGCCAGCCAGCCGGCGCGGACCGCGACCGAAGCGCGCCGCCTGATCACCGAAGAAAAGGTGCCGCTGCTGACTGGTACCATCCTCAGCGCCCAGATGCTGGCGCTGACGCCGGTGCTCGACGAATTGAAGGTGCCGACGCTGTCGATCTGGGCCGGCGGTGCCAAGTCGAACTACATGTTCTCACTCGGCTACCCGTACGACCGCGGCTACGCGCAGTCGATGCACGACTTCATCGTGTCGCTGCGCGACAACGACAAGTTCCCAATCAAGACCGCGGTGATGTGCTACTCGAACTACGAGGCCGGCCAGCAGGTCAACAAGTTCCTGGTCGAGAAGCTGAAGGCCAGCGGCATCGAGGTGATCGGCGAAGCGCCGCTCGACACCAAGGCGCAGGACCAGACCTCGGCGATGATCCGCATCCGCTCGCTGAAGCCGGACGTCGTCACCGGACTGGTGACGCCGCGCGACGGCATTCTGATGCATCAGGCGCGCTACAACCTGAACTACCAGGGCAGCCTGTTTGTCGGCGGCACCGGCGGTTATTCGGACCTGTCGCTGTGGAAGGATCTCGGCCCCGAGATCGGCAAGGCGGTGCTGACACGCAACCTGTTTGGCATGACGGGCTTCAGCGCCGGCGCCAAGATGGACTCGATGCAGAAGATCATCACCGAGCTGCACGACGTCGCCAAGCTCGAGCGCATCGGCCAGGGCGCGGTTCAGTATGCCCAGGGTGCGCGCGTGCTGCAGCAGGCGCTGGAGAACGCCAAGTCGCTGGAGCCGGACGCGCTGCTCGAGGCCTTCAAGAGCTTCAAGATTCCGTTCGGCGATCCGCATCTCTACATCGCCAAGCCGAAGGGCCTGCAGTTCGCCGAAGACCGGTTGCTGACCGACGGCTCGGCGATGATGATCCAGTGGATGCCGGATCAGAGCCAGGAGGTCGTGTTCCCGAAGGAGTTCGCACAGGCAGCTCCGCGTCCGAAGAGCTGA
- a CDS encoding ABC transporter ATP-binding protein, with amino-acid sequence MALLEVDNISKRFGGLLALNDVSFGVEKGEILGIIGPNGAGKTTLFGVVSGFIAPSSGDVRFDGQRITGISPDRLTRRGLVRSFQIVQTFADMTTLEVVTTAALTRRPLRQAIDYAAEVLTRVGLGAKLDETPATLSLQDKKLLEVAKCVATDPQCILLDEVMAGLTMAETEAPMAIIRELNRSGVTIVMVEHVMPVIMRMATRMVVINFGEKIAEGTPDEIIKDRKVIDAYFGEHLDA; translated from the coding sequence GTGGCCCTTCTCGAAGTCGACAACATCAGCAAACGCTTCGGCGGCCTGCTCGCGCTGAACGACGTCTCGTTCGGCGTCGAGAAGGGCGAGATCCTCGGCATCATCGGCCCCAACGGCGCCGGCAAGACGACGCTGTTCGGCGTCGTCTCCGGCTTCATTGCGCCGTCGAGCGGCGACGTCCGGTTCGACGGCCAGCGCATCACCGGCATTTCGCCCGACCGGCTGACGCGCCGCGGCCTGGTGCGCAGCTTCCAGATCGTCCAGACCTTCGCCGACATGACGACGCTCGAGGTCGTCACCACGGCGGCGCTGACCCGGAGGCCGTTGCGGCAGGCGATCGATTATGCAGCCGAGGTGCTCACGCGCGTCGGCCTCGGCGCCAAGCTCGATGAGACGCCGGCGACGCTGTCGCTGCAGGACAAGAAGCTCCTCGAAGTCGCCAAATGCGTCGCGACCGATCCGCAGTGCATCCTGCTCGACGAGGTGATGGCCGGCCTCACCATGGCCGAGACCGAAGCGCCGATGGCGATCATCCGCGAGCTCAACCGCTCCGGCGTCACCATCGTGATGGTCGAGCATGTCATGCCGGTGATCATGCGGATGGCGACCCGGATGGTGGTGATCAATTTCGGCGAGAAGATCGCCGAGGGCACGCCCGACGAGATCATCAAGGACCGCAAGGTGATCGACGCTTACTTCGGAGAGCATCTCGATGCTTGA
- a CDS encoding ABC transporter ATP-binding protein produces MLEVEGLVAGYGGSPILRDVSLRLASGEIVGLLGANNAGKTTLINCLSGIVTPMSGRILFEGQDVTRTTARERVELGIIQVPEGRLVFPEMSVRENLLLGGFCDRARTHRPAQMEKVLDLFPRLKERLTQAAGTLSGGEQQMLAIGRGLMAEARILMLDEPSLGLSPLFVQYIFEIIDQLHQSGLTMLLVEQNLNLTLRHAQRCYVLERGQVAVEGAADLVRDDPRTRQAYLGL; encoded by the coding sequence ATGCTTGAGGTCGAAGGTCTGGTCGCAGGCTATGGCGGCTCGCCGATCCTGCGCGACGTGTCGCTCAGGCTCGCGTCCGGCGAAATCGTCGGCCTGCTCGGCGCCAACAATGCCGGCAAGACCACGCTGATCAACTGCCTGTCGGGGATCGTGACGCCGATGTCCGGCCGCATCCTGTTCGAGGGGCAGGACGTCACCCGAACCACGGCGCGCGAGCGCGTCGAACTCGGCATCATCCAGGTGCCCGAGGGGCGGCTGGTGTTCCCCGAGATGAGCGTGCGCGAGAACCTGCTGCTCGGCGGGTTCTGCGACCGCGCCCGAACGCATCGCCCGGCGCAGATGGAAAAGGTGCTGGATCTGTTCCCGCGGCTGAAGGAGCGGCTGACTCAAGCTGCCGGCACGCTGTCCGGCGGCGAGCAGCAGATGCTGGCGATCGGCCGCGGCCTGATGGCGGAAGCTCGCATCCTGATGCTGGACGAGCCCTCGCTCGGCCTCTCGCCGCTGTTCGTTCAATATATCTTCGAGATCATCGACCAGTTGCACCAGAGCGGCCTCACCATGCTGCTGGTCGAGCAGAACCTCAATCTGACGCTGCGCCATGCGCAACGCTGCTACGTGCTCGAACGCGGCCAAGTCGCGGTCGAGGGCGCGGCAGATTTGGTCAGGGACGATCCGCGCACGCGGCAGGCCTATCTGGGCCTGTGA
- a CDS encoding branched-chain amino acid ABC transporter permease has translation MSEFWQALAQGVLIGSTYGLLALGMGLVYGVSGIVNFAHGDFISLAMFMALALFSAFALDPYVSALITIPVMALIGGLVYRYLLRPMAGHQFLMIVQLTLGLSLVLQNGILMVFGGQPARTPSIVESKLIILGDVVLRLPHLIAFAVAFAMAIGLYVMLRSTDFGRSIRAVHQNARAAALMGVDVGRVQVVTFAIGVAILAVAAALLLPGTPITPTQGLQYTVITLLVVVLGGMTNFVSIMLSGLVIGISEAFGQIYVSDTLGRLVPYAIFVLIMLFRPQGLTWRTS, from the coding sequence GTGAGCGAATTCTGGCAGGCCTTGGCGCAAGGCGTTCTGATCGGAAGCACCTACGGGCTGCTCGCGCTGGGCATGGGCCTGGTGTACGGCGTATCCGGAATCGTCAACTTCGCCCATGGCGATTTCATCTCCCTGGCGATGTTCATGGCGCTGGCGCTGTTCTCGGCGTTCGCACTCGATCCTTACGTCTCGGCGCTGATCACCATCCCGGTGATGGCGCTGATCGGCGGGCTGGTCTATCGCTATCTGTTACGGCCGATGGCCGGACATCAGTTTCTGATGATCGTGCAGCTCACGCTGGGTCTCAGCTTGGTGCTGCAGAACGGCATCCTGATGGTGTTCGGCGGCCAGCCGGCGCGCACGCCGTCGATCGTGGAATCGAAGTTGATCATTCTCGGCGACGTCGTGCTGCGGTTGCCGCATCTGATCGCGTTTGCGGTCGCGTTCGCGATGGCGATCGGGCTGTACGTGATGCTGCGCTCGACCGATTTCGGCCGCTCGATCCGCGCGGTGCATCAGAACGCGCGCGCCGCAGCGTTGATGGGGGTCGACGTCGGCCGTGTTCAGGTCGTCACCTTTGCGATCGGTGTCGCGATCCTGGCGGTCGCCGCGGCGCTGCTGCTGCCTGGCACGCCGATCACCCCGACCCAGGGCCTGCAGTACACCGTGATCACGCTGCTGGTCGTGGTGCTCGGCGGCATGACCAATTTCGTCAGCATCATGCTGAGCGGCCTGGTGATCGGCATCTCCGAGGCGTTCGGCCAGATCTATGTGTCGGATACGCTCGGCCGGCTGGTGCCTTACGCGATCTTCGTGCTGATCATGCTGTTCCGGCCGCAGGGCCTGACCTGGAGGACGTCATGA
- a CDS encoding branched-chain amino acid ABC transporter permease, giving the protein MISKGFYQTLASPWLWGILVLAACLPLALNSYHLHLLTLALVYVALASAWNIVGGMAGQVSLAHSLFIGIGAMLSTALLVKFGINMWAGLVISAAIAGALGAMIAWIDFRFQLGHLSFVLITLAFAEMGAIIVEGWEFLGGASGLLLPRDTGDFWAFQFGGGRGAFWVMLGLAAAVVLVNVAILNAPLGYYLRTIRDNEKAAQAIGVNVLRHKITAMTISAVLTSIVGTCYVRYLTFADPYLLATPTITIEIVLFATVGGLGRAFGPALGALLLVPLGEVLRGQLGGAVPGLHYFIYGVVVIVVILVTPRGLLPLAERAWRSLRRRGPEPRPASAS; this is encoded by the coding sequence ATGATCAGCAAGGGCTTCTATCAGACCCTGGCGTCGCCATGGCTGTGGGGCATTCTGGTTCTCGCGGCCTGCCTTCCGCTGGCGCTGAACAGCTACCATCTCCACCTTCTGACCCTGGCGCTGGTCTATGTGGCGCTGGCGTCGGCGTGGAACATCGTCGGCGGCATGGCCGGCCAGGTGTCGCTGGCGCACAGCCTGTTCATCGGCATCGGCGCGATGCTGTCGACCGCGCTGCTGGTCAAGTTCGGCATCAACATGTGGGCCGGGCTTGTGATCTCCGCGGCGATCGCAGGCGCGCTCGGCGCGATGATCGCCTGGATCGACTTCCGGTTTCAGCTCGGCCATTTGTCGTTCGTGCTGATCACGCTGGCGTTCGCCGAGATGGGCGCAATCATCGTCGAAGGCTGGGAGTTCCTCGGCGGTGCCTCCGGCCTGCTACTGCCGCGTGACACTGGTGACTTCTGGGCGTTCCAATTTGGCGGCGGACGCGGTGCGTTCTGGGTGATGCTCGGGCTGGCGGCTGCCGTGGTGCTGGTCAACGTCGCGATCCTGAATGCGCCGCTCGGCTATTATCTGCGCACCATCCGCGACAATGAGAAGGCAGCGCAGGCGATCGGCGTCAACGTGCTGCGCCACAAGATCACCGCGATGACGATCTCGGCGGTGCTGACCTCGATCGTTGGCACCTGTTATGTGCGCTATTTGACCTTCGCCGATCCGTATCTGCTGGCGACCCCGACCATCACCATCGAGATTGTGCTGTTCGCCACCGTCGGCGGCCTCGGCCGCGCGTTCGGTCCGGCGCTCGGCGCGCTGCTGCTGGTGCCGCTCGGCGAGGTGCTGCGCGGCCAGCTCGGCGGTGCGGTGCCGGGGCTGCACTACTTCATCTACGGCGTGGTCGTGATCGTGGTGATCCTCGTCACGCCGCGCGGCCTGCTGCCGCTCGCCGAACGGGCGTGGCGCAGCTTGCGCCGCCGCGGCCCGGAGCCGCGGCCGGCTTCAGCGTCGTAA